A genomic window from Salvia miltiorrhiza cultivar Shanhuang (shh) chromosome 5, IMPLAD_Smil_shh, whole genome shotgun sequence includes:
- the LOC131024670 gene encoding dirigent protein 5-like has protein sequence MNNPIPKSCFIFLSLLALSLSVTHGRSTRLEPCKRIVLYYHDILFNGTDAANATSVNITSPSAISKFEFGMMVVFDDPMTEDGRLLSPAVARAQGFYVYDKKDGYSAWFAYTLLFNSTDYKGTLNVIGSDPFPQETRDLSVVGGTGDFFMARGIVTFQTDDAQGDFYFRLKMDIKLYECYKI, from the coding sequence ATGAACAATCCTATTCCAAAATCGTGTTTCATCTTCCTGTCTCTCCTCGCACTAAGTCTAAGTGTAACGCACGGCAGAAGCACGAGGCTCGAGCCATGCAAAAGAATCGTGCTATACTACCACGACATACTCTTCAACGGCACCGACGCCGCCAACGCGACGTCAGTGAACATCACCAGCCCGTCGGCCATCAGCAAATTCGAATTTGGCATGATGGTGGTCTTCGACGACCCGATGACAGAGGACGGACGCCTCCTCTCGCCGGCGGTGGCACGAGCTCAGGGGTTCTACGTGTACGACAAAAAGGATGGTTACAGTGCATGGTTTGCTTACACTCTGCTTTTCAATTCCACCGACTATAAAGGGACCCTCAACGTCATCGGCTCCGATCCCTTTCCCCAGGAAACCAGGGATTTGTCCGTCGTCGGCGGCACCGGTGATTTCTTCATGGCACGTGGGATTGTTACTTTTCAGACCGATGATGCGCAGGGCGACTTTTATTTTAGGTTGAAAATGGATATTAAGTTGTATGAGTGTTACAAGATATAG
- the LOC131025965 gene encoding uncharacterized protein LOC131025965: MLVDTDEKRAEKFRNGLRHEISISLASQGGLTYAQTLSRALTIESLLPREKAKAPGQSGFVPPQDGGKGKRKWNEGAGGNPGNGNGKKPWVANQNQNQPQNQQHQAIIKTPCPKCQKLHMGECLRGMNICFTCGETGHYAPACPRKRGGAPQQPQNQGCGGHRGPPQNARAYALNQNQAAGNQENLVGMINVFDVPIIALFDTGASHSFISHAACKRLELTAQLAETTLEVSTPSGGRLAAKDVISNLELNIGAETFKAKFYVIAIID, encoded by the coding sequence ATGTtagtggacactgatgagaagcgCGCAGAGAAATTCAGGAACGGACTGCGCCACGAGATATCGATCTCCCTAGCGAGTCAGGGAGGTCTCACTTATGCACAAACACTGAGCAGGGCTCTCACcattgagtcattgctaccaagggagaaagCAAAAGCTCCGGGACAGTCTGGATttgtaccacctcaagatggtggtaaaggaaaaagaaagtggaacgAGGGAGCTGGTGGAAACCctggaaatggaaatgggaagaaaccatgggttGCAAACCAAAACCAGAATCAGCCTCAGAACCAGCAGCATCAGGCAATTATTAAAACACCTTGCCCGAAGTGTCAGAAACTCCATATGGGAGAATGCCTGAGAGGAATGAACATCTGCTTTACTTGCGGAGAAACTGGGCACTAtgctccggcatgtccaagaaaGAGAGGAGGAGCACCGCAACAGCCACAGAACCAGGGTTGTGGAGGACATCGGGGGCCGCCCCAAAATGCTAGGGCAtatgcccttaaccaaaatcaagCAGCGGGAAACCAAGAAAACTTGGTAGGTATGATAAATGTCTTTGACGTGCCGATAatagctttgtttgatactggagcgtcCCACTCTTTCATTTCACATGCTGCTTGTAAGAGATTAGAACTGACTGCACAATTGGCTGAGACAACTTTAGAGGTTAGCACCCCTAGTGGTGGAAGATTGGCTGCTAAGGACGTTATCTCGAACTTAGAGCTGAACATAGGTGCTGAAACGTTTAAGGCAAAATTTTATGTCATCGCTATAATAGATTAG